The nucleotide window CAACTTGGTCAAGGGAGGGTCTACAATGCTGGGGAAGGTCCCAAAAGGGGAGTCGTTTATCTGTTTGTTGCTCCCATTTTTGGAAGGGTCTGTTTCGATGTACTTGGTTTTGGACATGTTCTCCTTGTCTTTGAAAGGGTTGTTGGGGGACGGCCGGCTGCTGTGTGAAGATGGACCTGCCTTGCCCTTGGCTTCATAAATAAAGGATTTATCCGTTTCCGGTTGACAGCACTTCTGGGCACCATCGCGGGAATTTAGAGGGGATTCGGTGGTTGGCAGTTTGCCAGATCTGGTCTTAGTACTAAAAACACTTGTTCTTATCTGATTGAAAGAGTCGATACATCCTTCCAAGTCGCTGCTCTGCAGTCTTTTGAGGTCTCTCCCTGCCAAGTTACTGGGCAGATGGCACTCCAGCTCTGACGACGATCCTTTAAACTGTTTAAACCAATTCCAGAGGGACTGAGCCTGACAATCACAGATCCACTGGTTGCCATTTAAACGAAGGTATTGGAGGGAGACCAAGGGAGCCATCGTTTCTCCAGTGAGCACTGTCAAGTTGTTATTGAACAGATATAAGGTCATCACTTTCCCCAGGTCATGAAAAGACCTGCGGTGAACCAGACTAACTCTGTTCTGGTGCAACAGGAGCCGATCCAGGTTGATCAGCCCACGAAAGACATTCTCTGACAAGCTCTTAATTTTATTACCATGCAAAAACAGGTAGGTGAGATTTGCAAGATCTAGGAAAGTGTCATCCAGCAGGTTCTGCAGGTTATTATCCTGAAGGTAGAGATGCTGCAAGGAGAACAACCCTCGGAAAAGCCCTGTGGAGAGCTCCAGCAGCCCACAGCGATCCAGATGTAAGGCGTgaaggtgaatgagtccctggaAAGTGGTGGGATTGATGGACTTCAAGTTCACATTGTCACTGAGGTCTAactcctccaatttgtcaagcCCATAAAATGCCCCAGACTCGATGCGGCTGATGTTGTTGGAATGGATCCAAAGGATAGTCATGTTGCGGCAGGAAGTGAAGCTGGTGGACCTCACC belongs to Gopherus flavomarginatus isolate rGopFla2 chromosome 15, rGopFla2.mat.asm, whole genome shotgun sequence and includes:
- the RTN4R gene encoding reticulon-4 receptor; amino-acid sequence: MKRAIAEGSKLLILVLCLNIPSEVESCPGACVCYSEPKITISCQQQGLTVIPTEIPIQTQRIFLHSNKITLVRSTSFTSCRNMTILWIHSNNISRIESGAFYGLDKLEELDLSDNVNLKSINPTTFQGLIHLHALHLDRCGLLELSTGLFRGLFSLQHLYLQDNNLQNLLDDTFLDLANLTYLFLHGNKIKSLSENVFRGLINLDRLLLHQNRVSLVHRRSFHDLGKVMTLYLFNNNLTVLTGETMAPLVSLQYLRLNGNQWICDCQAQSLWNWFKQFKGSSSELECHLPSNLAGRDLKRLQSSDLEGCIDSFNQIRTSVFSTKTRSGKLPTTESPLNSRDGAQKCCQPETDKSFIYEAKGKAGPSSHSSRPSPNNPFKDKENMSKTKYIETDPSKNGSNKQINDSPFGTFPSIVDPPLTKLKPEFLAPIQPSTVPTKKRQGCSKKNKSKAQCRLTQQGNSSTLQPSLSLLLPLLVWSLL